The Coffea arabica cultivar ET-39 chromosome 8e, Coffea Arabica ET-39 HiFi, whole genome shotgun sequence genome window below encodes:
- the LOC113703484 gene encoding heavy metal-associated isoprenylated plant protein 39-like, with the protein MEQQKVVLKLMTMSDEKTKQKAMEAVADIYGVDSIAVDMKEQKITVTGQMDTVAIAKKLKKVGKIEIVSVGPAKEEKKEEKKEEKKEDKKDDTK; encoded by the exons ATGGAACAG CAAAAGGTGGTGCTGAAACTCATGACCATGAGTGACGAGAAGACTAAGCAAAAAGCGATGGAGGCCGTAGCTGACATTTACG GAGTCGATTCGATTGCCGTTGATATGAAGGAGCAGAAGATAACGGTAACAGGTCAAATGGATACGGTTGCAATTGCAAAAAAGTTGAAGAAAGTTGGAAAAATAGAGATAGTATCAGTTGGTCCTgccaaagaagagaagaaagaggagaaaaaagaagagaagaaggaagacaaaaaagatgacaCGAAATGA
- the LOC113703483 gene encoding uncharacterized protein isoform X2, whose product MQNSGFYRDLSSAKFWRSPMKKGPRTSATIMVLLFLLVAVWISSSWINSTTLAVSNERKQQMIVSTPQRNSAKRKIEVSLNCSLGNLTQTCPSNYPTTFGFTETDDGLSNVTCPDYFRWIHEDLKPFKSTGITRDMVERAKGTAHFRLVIVKGKVYVEKYKKSIQTRDVFTLWGILQLLRRYPGRLPDLELMFDCDDRPVIQSSSHRGPNAKAPPPLFRYCGDPWTLDMVFPDWSFWGWAEINIKPWENILKELKDGNNRIKWMKREPYAYWKGNPFVADTRKDLLKCNVSDKEDWNARLFIQDWIREYEQGYRQSDLANQCTYRYKIYIEGYAWSVSEKYILACDSPTLLVNTNFYDFFLRSMQPVHHYWPIRNDDKCRSLKFAVDWGNSHKQKAQAIGKAASDFIQEELKMEFVYDYMFHLLYEYAKLLRFEPKIPEGAMEICSETMACHSNGTEKKFMLESLVKSPSENSPCSLPPPYEPLVLGTFLRRKANSIRQVETWENNFYESLENGSKSKTS is encoded by the exons ATGCAAAATTCTGGATTTTATAGAGATCTGTCAAGCGCAAAGTTTTGGAGGTCACCAATGAAAAAGGGTCCAAGAACCTCTGCAACCATCATGGTCCTCCTCTTTCTTCTCGTAGCAGTGTGGATTTCTTCTTCATGGATTAACTCT ACAACTTTGGCTGTAAGTAATGAAAGAAAGCAACAAATGATTGTTTCTACGCCGCAGAGGAATTCTGCAAAGAGGAAGATTGAAGTGTCACTTAATTGTTCCTTGGGAAATTTGACACAAACATGTCCGTCAAATTATCCAACAACGTTTGGTTTCACTGAAACTGACGATGGATTGTCAAATGTGACGTGCCCTGATTATTTCCGCTGGATCCATGAAGATCTAAAGCCATTTAAGTCCACGGGGATTACTAGAGACATGGTGGAAAGAGCTAAAGGGACTGCCCATTTCAGGTTGGTAATAGTGAAGGGGAAGGTCTATGtggaaaaatacaagaaatcaaTACAGACTAGAGATGTGTTTACGTTGTGGGGGATTCTGCAGCTTTTGAGACGGTATCCCGGAAGGTTACCGGACTTGGAGCTCATGTTTGATTGTGATGATCGGCCGGTTATCCAATCGAGCAGCCATCGTGGACCAAATGCAAAAGCGCCACCACCATTATTTCGGTATTGTGGGGACCCGTGGACACTGGACATGGTCTTCCCTGATTGGTCTTTTTGGGGTTG GGCTGAAATTAACATAAAACCGTGGGAGAATATATTGAAGGAGTTAAAAGATGGGAACAACAGGATCAAGTGGATGAAGAGGGAACCATATGCCTACTGGAAGGGAAACCCTTTTGTAGCTGACACCAGAAAAGACCTCCTTAAGTGCAATGTCTCGGACAAAGAGGACTGGAATGCTCGCCTCTTCATCCAA GACTGGATCCGTGAGTATGAACAAGGGTATAGGCAATCAGACCTTGCAAATCAATGCACTTACAG ATACAAGATATACATTGAGGGATATGCATGGTCTGTTAGCGAGAAGTACATTTTAGCCTGTGACTCCCCCACATTGCTTGTAAATACCAATTTCTATGATTTTTTCTTGAGAAGCATGCAACCTGTACACCATTACTGGCCTATAAGAAATGATGACAAGTGCAGATCGCTCAAGTTTGCTGTAGACTGGGGTAACAGCCATAAACAAAAG GCACAGGCAATTGGAAAAGCTGCTAGTGATTTCATTCAAGAAGAGCTCAAGATGGAGTTTGTTTACGATTACATGTTTCATTTATTGTATGAGTATGCAAAGCTTTTGAGGTTTGAGCCAAAAATCCCAGAAGGAGCAATGGAAATATGTTCAGAAACAATGGCTTGCCATTCAAATGGAACGGAAAAGAAGTTCATGTTGGAGTCCTTGGTGAAGAGTCCATCCGAGAATTCTCCATGCAGTCTGCCCCCTCCTTATGAACCTCTCGTTCTTGGAACCTTTCTCAGAAGGAAAGCTAATTCAATCCGGCAAGTGGAGACCTGGGAAAACAATTTCTATGAGAGCCTTGAAAATGGTAGCAAGAGCAAAACTTCTTAG
- the LOC113703483 gene encoding uncharacterized protein isoform X1 encodes MQNSGFYRDLSSAKFWRSPMKKGPRTSATIMVLLFLLVAVWISSSWINSYFSVVVQTTLAVSNERKQQMIVSTPQRNSAKRKIEVSLNCSLGNLTQTCPSNYPTTFGFTETDDGLSNVTCPDYFRWIHEDLKPFKSTGITRDMVERAKGTAHFRLVIVKGKVYVEKYKKSIQTRDVFTLWGILQLLRRYPGRLPDLELMFDCDDRPVIQSSSHRGPNAKAPPPLFRYCGDPWTLDMVFPDWSFWGWAEINIKPWENILKELKDGNNRIKWMKREPYAYWKGNPFVADTRKDLLKCNVSDKEDWNARLFIQDWIREYEQGYRQSDLANQCTYRYKIYIEGYAWSVSEKYILACDSPTLLVNTNFYDFFLRSMQPVHHYWPIRNDDKCRSLKFAVDWGNSHKQKAQAIGKAASDFIQEELKMEFVYDYMFHLLYEYAKLLRFEPKIPEGAMEICSETMACHSNGTEKKFMLESLVKSPSENSPCSLPPPYEPLVLGTFLRRKANSIRQVETWENNFYESLENGSKSKTS; translated from the exons ATGCAAAATTCTGGATTTTATAGAGATCTGTCAAGCGCAAAGTTTTGGAGGTCACCAATGAAAAAGGGTCCAAGAACCTCTGCAACCATCATGGTCCTCCTCTTTCTTCTCGTAGCAGTGTGGATTTCTTCTTCATGGATTAACTCT TACTTTTCTGTTGTTGTGCAGACAACTTTGGCTGTAAGTAATGAAAGAAAGCAACAAATGATTGTTTCTACGCCGCAGAGGAATTCTGCAAAGAGGAAGATTGAAGTGTCACTTAATTGTTCCTTGGGAAATTTGACACAAACATGTCCGTCAAATTATCCAACAACGTTTGGTTTCACTGAAACTGACGATGGATTGTCAAATGTGACGTGCCCTGATTATTTCCGCTGGATCCATGAAGATCTAAAGCCATTTAAGTCCACGGGGATTACTAGAGACATGGTGGAAAGAGCTAAAGGGACTGCCCATTTCAGGTTGGTAATAGTGAAGGGGAAGGTCTATGtggaaaaatacaagaaatcaaTACAGACTAGAGATGTGTTTACGTTGTGGGGGATTCTGCAGCTTTTGAGACGGTATCCCGGAAGGTTACCGGACTTGGAGCTCATGTTTGATTGTGATGATCGGCCGGTTATCCAATCGAGCAGCCATCGTGGACCAAATGCAAAAGCGCCACCACCATTATTTCGGTATTGTGGGGACCCGTGGACACTGGACATGGTCTTCCCTGATTGGTCTTTTTGGGGTTG GGCTGAAATTAACATAAAACCGTGGGAGAATATATTGAAGGAGTTAAAAGATGGGAACAACAGGATCAAGTGGATGAAGAGGGAACCATATGCCTACTGGAAGGGAAACCCTTTTGTAGCTGACACCAGAAAAGACCTCCTTAAGTGCAATGTCTCGGACAAAGAGGACTGGAATGCTCGCCTCTTCATCCAA GACTGGATCCGTGAGTATGAACAAGGGTATAGGCAATCAGACCTTGCAAATCAATGCACTTACAG ATACAAGATATACATTGAGGGATATGCATGGTCTGTTAGCGAGAAGTACATTTTAGCCTGTGACTCCCCCACATTGCTTGTAAATACCAATTTCTATGATTTTTTCTTGAGAAGCATGCAACCTGTACACCATTACTGGCCTATAAGAAATGATGACAAGTGCAGATCGCTCAAGTTTGCTGTAGACTGGGGTAACAGCCATAAACAAAAG GCACAGGCAATTGGAAAAGCTGCTAGTGATTTCATTCAAGAAGAGCTCAAGATGGAGTTTGTTTACGATTACATGTTTCATTTATTGTATGAGTATGCAAAGCTTTTGAGGTTTGAGCCAAAAATCCCAGAAGGAGCAATGGAAATATGTTCAGAAACAATGGCTTGCCATTCAAATGGAACGGAAAAGAAGTTCATGTTGGAGTCCTTGGTGAAGAGTCCATCCGAGAATTCTCCATGCAGTCTGCCCCCTCCTTATGAACCTCTCGTTCTTGGAACCTTTCTCAGAAGGAAAGCTAATTCAATCCGGCAAGTGGAGACCTGGGAAAACAATTTCTATGAGAGCCTTGAAAATGGTAGCAAGAGCAAAACTTCTTAG